Proteins found in one Populus alba chromosome 14, ASM523922v2, whole genome shotgun sequence genomic segment:
- the LOC118041176 gene encoding serine/threonine-protein kinase ATG1a isoform X3: MEPYQTRLVGDYILGSRIGWGSFAVVWRSKHRFSGLQVAVKEIDKKLLSPKVSENLLKEISILSTINHPNIIRFFESIETEDRIFLVLEYCEGGDLAVYIQRHGKVTEAVARHFMRQLAVGLQVLQEKHLIHRDLKPQNLLLSSDDLTPQLKIGDFGFARSLASSDLADTLCGSPLYMAPEIIQNKKYDAKADLWSVGAILFQLVTGKPPFDGNSQYQLFQNILTSTELRFPQGALEELHPDCVDLCRGLLRRNPVERLSFKEFFNHKFLGEPSTKFCRLLVSAKSSPLPQVKSVAGQFDDASASNTRSQLVCDRNESVHGSLPNIVHDRMGKSADGSQSLSDQLRVADFMESIEKDYVIVNRHFASMENFSYYLETSLHDNSTSKASVYLPQKNNQDTAVATQTKEFTGSSVGSANNPEVHGSETLSASCVPTILREAQGLPILHPSIKLQFLNQYAQEIAELAQEKYDARMFLESFSVELVVLAIWKRALEICKHWVASTGGSKLHESSSANESALVYGGTDLTPPAIGKLDFIEPSSACKWAEKGFILAFDHAEKLSNSLRDMDAAAEMPDAMELIFQKALAVGTSGAVDEYMENKGGADNSYSKAMLLLHFIMEEATSLPLNPPFSLTPASRQRIKSYILNLQSRRSRFSMLQPFPEQSSDSLTK, translated from the exons ATGGAACCTTATCAGACTCGTTTGGTCGGTGATTATATACTTGGCTCCAGAATCGGGTGGGGTTCTTTTGCCGTTGTTTGGAGGTCTAAACACCGTTTTTCCGGTTTACAGGTTGCGGTTaaagaaattgacaaaaaacTGCTGAGTCCAAAAGTTAGTGAGAATTTGCTTAAAGAAATTTCTATTCTTAGCACTATAAATCACCCCAACATTATTCGCTTTTTTGAGTCTATCGAG ACTGAGGACAGGATATTTCTTGTACTGGAGTACTGTGAGGGAGGTGATCTTGCTGTTTATATTCAACGCCATGGGAAAGTGACTGAGGCTGTTGCAAGGCACTTTATGAGGCAATTGG CTGTTGGGTTGCAAGTGCTTCAAGAAAAACATCTTATTCATAGGGACTTGAAACCACAG AACCTGCTTTTGTCATCAGATGATTTAACTCCGCAATTGAAGATAGGTGATTTTGGCTTTGCAAG GTCCTTGGCATCATCAGACTTGGCTGATACACTATGCGGCTCACCATTATACATGGCTCCAGAGATTATTCAGAATAAAAAGTATGATGCAAAG GCTGACTTATGGAGTGTTGGCGCAATTTTATTCCAGCTGGTAACTGGGAAGCCGCCATTTGATGGCAATAGTCAATATCAG CTTTTCCAGAATATTTTGACATCTACAGAGCTGAGGTTTCCACAAGGTGCATTGGAGGAGCTGCATCCAGATTGTGTTGATCTATGCAGAGGCCTTTTACGCCGAAACCCAG TTGAGAGGTTATCATTCAAAGAATTCTTCAATCACAAGTTCCTTGGGGAGCCAAG CACAAAATTTTGTAGGCTATTGGTGAGTGCCAAATCTTCTCCACTTCCACAAGTGAAATCAGTGGCTGGGCAGTTCGATGATGCGTCTGCTTCCAATACAAGGTCTCAACTGG TCTGTGACAGAAATGAAAGTGTTCATGGGTCTTTGCCAAATATTGTGCATGATAGGATGGGGAAATCTGCTGATGGCAGCCAATCTTTGTCGGATCAGCTTCGAG TTGCTGATTTCATGGAGTCCATAGAGAAGGATTATGTTATTGTAAATCGTCATTTTGCTTCAATGGAAAATTTCTCTTATTACCTTGAGACATCCCTGCATGATAACTCCACCAGCAAAGCTTCCGTATACCTACCTCAGAAGAATAACCAGGATACAGCAGTTGCTACACAAACAAAGGAGTTTACTGGTAGTTCTGTTGGCAGTGCAAACAATCCTGAGGTTCATGGATCAGAAACATTAAGTGCGTCATGTGTGCCAACTATCTTAAGGGAAGCACAAGGACTACCCATACTACATCCCTCGATTAAGCTTCAATTCTTAAATCAGTATGCACAGGAAATTGCAGAACTAGCCCAAGAAAAG TATGATGCAAGAATGTTTCTAGAATCATTTTCAGTTGAGCTTGTTGTTTTGGCTATATGGAAGAGAGCTCTCGAAATTTGCAAACACTGGGTAGCCTCAACTGGAGGGAGCAAATTACATGAAAGCAGTTCAGCCAATGAATCTGCCCTTGTTTATGGAGGCACAGATTTAACTCCACCCGCAATTGgtaaattggattttattgagCCTTCATCAGCCTGCAAGTGGGCAGAAAAAGGGTTCATTCTTGCATTTGATCATGCAGAGAAGTTATCAAATAGCCTCCGAGACATGGATG CTGCTGCTGAGATGCCTGATGCCATGGAGCTGATATTCCAAAAAGCACTTGCTGTTGGGACAAGTGGTGCT GTAGATGAGTATATGGAGAACAAGGGTGGTGCTGATAACTCATATTCCAAAGCAATGCTTCTGCTACACTTTATAATGGAAGAAGCAACATCTCTCCCATTGAACCCTCCATTTTCATTAACTCCTGCTAGTAGGCAGCGAATCAAAAGCTACATTTTGAACTTGCAGTCTCGTAGGTCTCGCTTTTCAATGTTGCAGCCATTTCCTGAACAATCCTCGGATTCTCTTACCAAGTAA
- the LOC118041176 gene encoding serine/threonine-protein kinase ATG1a isoform X2 codes for MEPYQTRLVGDYILGSRIGWGSFAVVWRSKHRFSGLQVAVKEIDKKLLSPKVSENLLKEISILSTINHPNIIRFFESIETEDRIFLVLEYCEGGDLAVYIQRHGKVTEAVARHFMRQLAVGLQVLQEKHLIHRDLKPQNLLLSSDDLTPQLKIGDFGFARSLASSDLADTLCGSPLYMAPEIIQNKKYDAKADLWSVGAILFQLVTGKPPFDGNSQYQLFQNILTSTELRFPQGALEELHPDCVDLCRGLLRRNPVERLSFKEFFNHKFLGEPRLLVSAKSSPLPQVKSVAGQFDDASASNTRSQLEHDNLTVLEKVCDRNESVHGSLPNIVHDRMGKSADGSQSLSDQLRVADFMESIEKDYVIVNRHFASMENFSYYLETSLHDNSTSKASVYLPQKNNQDTAVATQTKEFTGSSVGSANNPEVHGSETLSASCVPTILREAQGLPILHPSIKLQFLNQYAQEIAELAQEKYDARMFLESFSVELVVLAIWKRALEICKHWVASTGGSKLHESSSANESALVYGGTDLTPPAIGKLDFIEPSSACKWAEKGFILAFDHAEKLSNSLRDMDAAAEMPDAMELIFQKALAVGTSGAVDEYMENKGGADNSYSKAMLLLHFIMEEATSLPLNPPFSLTPASRQRIKSYILNLQSRRSRFSMLQPFPEQSSDSLTK; via the exons ATGGAACCTTATCAGACTCGTTTGGTCGGTGATTATATACTTGGCTCCAGAATCGGGTGGGGTTCTTTTGCCGTTGTTTGGAGGTCTAAACACCGTTTTTCCGGTTTACAGGTTGCGGTTaaagaaattgacaaaaaacTGCTGAGTCCAAAAGTTAGTGAGAATTTGCTTAAAGAAATTTCTATTCTTAGCACTATAAATCACCCCAACATTATTCGCTTTTTTGAGTCTATCGAG ACTGAGGACAGGATATTTCTTGTACTGGAGTACTGTGAGGGAGGTGATCTTGCTGTTTATATTCAACGCCATGGGAAAGTGACTGAGGCTGTTGCAAGGCACTTTATGAGGCAATTGG CTGTTGGGTTGCAAGTGCTTCAAGAAAAACATCTTATTCATAGGGACTTGAAACCACAG AACCTGCTTTTGTCATCAGATGATTTAACTCCGCAATTGAAGATAGGTGATTTTGGCTTTGCAAG GTCCTTGGCATCATCAGACTTGGCTGATACACTATGCGGCTCACCATTATACATGGCTCCAGAGATTATTCAGAATAAAAAGTATGATGCAAAG GCTGACTTATGGAGTGTTGGCGCAATTTTATTCCAGCTGGTAACTGGGAAGCCGCCATTTGATGGCAATAGTCAATATCAG CTTTTCCAGAATATTTTGACATCTACAGAGCTGAGGTTTCCACAAGGTGCATTGGAGGAGCTGCATCCAGATTGTGTTGATCTATGCAGAGGCCTTTTACGCCGAAACCCAG TTGAGAGGTTATCATTCAAAGAATTCTTCAATCACAAGTTCCTTGGGGAGCCAAG GCTATTGGTGAGTGCCAAATCTTCTCCACTTCCACAAGTGAAATCAGTGGCTGGGCAGTTCGATGATGCGTCTGCTTCCAATACAAGGTCTCAACTGGAGCATGACAACTTAACAGTGCTGGAAAAGGTCTGTGACAGAAATGAAAGTGTTCATGGGTCTTTGCCAAATATTGTGCATGATAGGATGGGGAAATCTGCTGATGGCAGCCAATCTTTGTCGGATCAGCTTCGAG TTGCTGATTTCATGGAGTCCATAGAGAAGGATTATGTTATTGTAAATCGTCATTTTGCTTCAATGGAAAATTTCTCTTATTACCTTGAGACATCCCTGCATGATAACTCCACCAGCAAAGCTTCCGTATACCTACCTCAGAAGAATAACCAGGATACAGCAGTTGCTACACAAACAAAGGAGTTTACTGGTAGTTCTGTTGGCAGTGCAAACAATCCTGAGGTTCATGGATCAGAAACATTAAGTGCGTCATGTGTGCCAACTATCTTAAGGGAAGCACAAGGACTACCCATACTACATCCCTCGATTAAGCTTCAATTCTTAAATCAGTATGCACAGGAAATTGCAGAACTAGCCCAAGAAAAG TATGATGCAAGAATGTTTCTAGAATCATTTTCAGTTGAGCTTGTTGTTTTGGCTATATGGAAGAGAGCTCTCGAAATTTGCAAACACTGGGTAGCCTCAACTGGAGGGAGCAAATTACATGAAAGCAGTTCAGCCAATGAATCTGCCCTTGTTTATGGAGGCACAGATTTAACTCCACCCGCAATTGgtaaattggattttattgagCCTTCATCAGCCTGCAAGTGGGCAGAAAAAGGGTTCATTCTTGCATTTGATCATGCAGAGAAGTTATCAAATAGCCTCCGAGACATGGATG CTGCTGCTGAGATGCCTGATGCCATGGAGCTGATATTCCAAAAAGCACTTGCTGTTGGGACAAGTGGTGCT GTAGATGAGTATATGGAGAACAAGGGTGGTGCTGATAACTCATATTCCAAAGCAATGCTTCTGCTACACTTTATAATGGAAGAAGCAACATCTCTCCCATTGAACCCTCCATTTTCATTAACTCCTGCTAGTAGGCAGCGAATCAAAAGCTACATTTTGAACTTGCAGTCTCGTAGGTCTCGCTTTTCAATGTTGCAGCCATTTCCTGAACAATCCTCGGATTCTCTTACCAAGTAA
- the LOC118041173 gene encoding soluble inorganic pyrophosphatase 1 — MSDETKTQENEVVEARRQAPRLNERILSSLSRRTVAAHPWHDLEIGPGAPHIFNVVVEITKGSKVKYELDKKTGLIKVDRILYSSVVYPHNYGFIPRTLCEDNDPLDVLVLMQEPVLPGCFLRARAIGLMPMIDQGEKDDKIIAVCADDPEYKHYTDIRELAPHRLSEIRRFFEDYKKNENKEVAVNDFLPSNSAVEAIQYSMDLYAEYILHTLRR; from the exons ATGAGTGATGAAAcgaaaacacaagaaaatgaaGTTGTTGAAGCTAGGCGCCAAGCACCCCGTCTGAACGAGAGAATCCTTTCATCTTTGTCGAGGAGAACTGTTGCTGCACATCCTTGGCATGATCTTGAAATTG GGCCTGGAGCTCCCCACATTTTCAATGTT GTGGTTGAGATAACAAAAGGAAGTAAGGTCAAATACGAACTGGACAAGAAGACAGGACTAATCAAG GTCGATCGGATTTTATATTCCTCGGTGGTCTATCCCCACAACTACGGTTTCATCCCTCGCACATTATGCGAAGACAATGATCCCTTGGATGTTTTAGTACTCATGCAG GAGCCTGTCCTTCCTGGCTGTTTTCTGCGAGCCAGGGCTATTGGACTTATGCCCATGATTGACCAG GGAGAGAAAGACGACAAGATTATTGCAGTTTGTGCTGATGATCCAGAGTACAAGCACTACACTGACATCAGGGAGCTGGCCCCTCATCGTCTTTCTGAGATCCGCCGTTTCTTTGAAGATT acaagaaaaatgagaaCAAGGAGGTTGCAGTTAATGACTTTTTACCTTCAAATTCTGCTGTTGAAGCTATCCAGTACTCAAT GGACCTTTATGCTGAGTACATCCTGCACACCCTGCGGCGGTAG
- the LOC118041176 gene encoding serine/threonine-protein kinase ATG1a isoform X1, whose amino-acid sequence MEPYQTRLVGDYILGSRIGWGSFAVVWRSKHRFSGLQVAVKEIDKKLLSPKVSENLLKEISILSTINHPNIIRFFESIETEDRIFLVLEYCEGGDLAVYIQRHGKVTEAVARHFMRQLAVGLQVLQEKHLIHRDLKPQNLLLSSDDLTPQLKIGDFGFARSLASSDLADTLCGSPLYMAPEIIQNKKYDAKADLWSVGAILFQLVTGKPPFDGNSQYQLFQNILTSTELRFPQGALEELHPDCVDLCRGLLRRNPVERLSFKEFFNHKFLGEPSTKFCRLLVSAKSSPLPQVKSVAGQFDDASASNTRSQLEHDNLTVLEKVCDRNESVHGSLPNIVHDRMGKSADGSQSLSDQLRVADFMESIEKDYVIVNRHFASMENFSYYLETSLHDNSTSKASVYLPQKNNQDTAVATQTKEFTGSSVGSANNPEVHGSETLSASCVPTILREAQGLPILHPSIKLQFLNQYAQEIAELAQEKYDARMFLESFSVELVVLAIWKRALEICKHWVASTGGSKLHESSSANESALVYGGTDLTPPAIGKLDFIEPSSACKWAEKGFILAFDHAEKLSNSLRDMDAAAEMPDAMELIFQKALAVGTSGAVDEYMENKGGADNSYSKAMLLLHFIMEEATSLPLNPPFSLTPASRQRIKSYILNLQSRRSRFSMLQPFPEQSSDSLTK is encoded by the exons ATGGAACCTTATCAGACTCGTTTGGTCGGTGATTATATACTTGGCTCCAGAATCGGGTGGGGTTCTTTTGCCGTTGTTTGGAGGTCTAAACACCGTTTTTCCGGTTTACAGGTTGCGGTTaaagaaattgacaaaaaacTGCTGAGTCCAAAAGTTAGTGAGAATTTGCTTAAAGAAATTTCTATTCTTAGCACTATAAATCACCCCAACATTATTCGCTTTTTTGAGTCTATCGAG ACTGAGGACAGGATATTTCTTGTACTGGAGTACTGTGAGGGAGGTGATCTTGCTGTTTATATTCAACGCCATGGGAAAGTGACTGAGGCTGTTGCAAGGCACTTTATGAGGCAATTGG CTGTTGGGTTGCAAGTGCTTCAAGAAAAACATCTTATTCATAGGGACTTGAAACCACAG AACCTGCTTTTGTCATCAGATGATTTAACTCCGCAATTGAAGATAGGTGATTTTGGCTTTGCAAG GTCCTTGGCATCATCAGACTTGGCTGATACACTATGCGGCTCACCATTATACATGGCTCCAGAGATTATTCAGAATAAAAAGTATGATGCAAAG GCTGACTTATGGAGTGTTGGCGCAATTTTATTCCAGCTGGTAACTGGGAAGCCGCCATTTGATGGCAATAGTCAATATCAG CTTTTCCAGAATATTTTGACATCTACAGAGCTGAGGTTTCCACAAGGTGCATTGGAGGAGCTGCATCCAGATTGTGTTGATCTATGCAGAGGCCTTTTACGCCGAAACCCAG TTGAGAGGTTATCATTCAAAGAATTCTTCAATCACAAGTTCCTTGGGGAGCCAAG CACAAAATTTTGTAGGCTATTGGTGAGTGCCAAATCTTCTCCACTTCCACAAGTGAAATCAGTGGCTGGGCAGTTCGATGATGCGTCTGCTTCCAATACAAGGTCTCAACTGGAGCATGACAACTTAACAGTGCTGGAAAAGGTCTGTGACAGAAATGAAAGTGTTCATGGGTCTTTGCCAAATATTGTGCATGATAGGATGGGGAAATCTGCTGATGGCAGCCAATCTTTGTCGGATCAGCTTCGAG TTGCTGATTTCATGGAGTCCATAGAGAAGGATTATGTTATTGTAAATCGTCATTTTGCTTCAATGGAAAATTTCTCTTATTACCTTGAGACATCCCTGCATGATAACTCCACCAGCAAAGCTTCCGTATACCTACCTCAGAAGAATAACCAGGATACAGCAGTTGCTACACAAACAAAGGAGTTTACTGGTAGTTCTGTTGGCAGTGCAAACAATCCTGAGGTTCATGGATCAGAAACATTAAGTGCGTCATGTGTGCCAACTATCTTAAGGGAAGCACAAGGACTACCCATACTACATCCCTCGATTAAGCTTCAATTCTTAAATCAGTATGCACAGGAAATTGCAGAACTAGCCCAAGAAAAG TATGATGCAAGAATGTTTCTAGAATCATTTTCAGTTGAGCTTGTTGTTTTGGCTATATGGAAGAGAGCTCTCGAAATTTGCAAACACTGGGTAGCCTCAACTGGAGGGAGCAAATTACATGAAAGCAGTTCAGCCAATGAATCTGCCCTTGTTTATGGAGGCACAGATTTAACTCCACCCGCAATTGgtaaattggattttattgagCCTTCATCAGCCTGCAAGTGGGCAGAAAAAGGGTTCATTCTTGCATTTGATCATGCAGAGAAGTTATCAAATAGCCTCCGAGACATGGATG CTGCTGCTGAGATGCCTGATGCCATGGAGCTGATATTCCAAAAAGCACTTGCTGTTGGGACAAGTGGTGCT GTAGATGAGTATATGGAGAACAAGGGTGGTGCTGATAACTCATATTCCAAAGCAATGCTTCTGCTACACTTTATAATGGAAGAAGCAACATCTCTCCCATTGAACCCTCCATTTTCATTAACTCCTGCTAGTAGGCAGCGAATCAAAAGCTACATTTTGAACTTGCAGTCTCGTAGGTCTCGCTTTTCAATGTTGCAGCCATTTCCTGAACAATCCTCGGATTCTCTTACCAAGTAA
- the LOC118041176 gene encoding serine/threonine-protein kinase ATG1a isoform X4, which produces MEPYQTRLVGDYILGSRIGWGSFAVVWRSKHRFSGLQVAVKEIDKKLLSPKVSENLLKEISILSTINHPNIIRFFESIETEDRIFLVLEYCEGGDLAVYIQRHGKVTEAVARHFMRQLAVGLQVLQEKHLIHRDLKPQNLLLSSDDLTPQLKIGDFGFARSLASSDLADTLCGSPLYMAPEIIQNKKYDAKADLWSVGAILFQLVTGKPPFDGNSQYQLFQNILTSTELRFPQGALEELHPDCVDLCRGLLRRNPVERLSFKEFFNHKFLGEPRLLVSAKSSPLPQVKSVAGQFDDASASNTRSQLVCDRNESVHGSLPNIVHDRMGKSADGSQSLSDQLRVADFMESIEKDYVIVNRHFASMENFSYYLETSLHDNSTSKASVYLPQKNNQDTAVATQTKEFTGSSVGSANNPEVHGSETLSASCVPTILREAQGLPILHPSIKLQFLNQYAQEIAELAQEKYDARMFLESFSVELVVLAIWKRALEICKHWVASTGGSKLHESSSANESALVYGGTDLTPPAIGKLDFIEPSSACKWAEKGFILAFDHAEKLSNSLRDMDAAAEMPDAMELIFQKALAVGTSGAVDEYMENKGGADNSYSKAMLLLHFIMEEATSLPLNPPFSLTPASRQRIKSYILNLQSRRSRFSMLQPFPEQSSDSLTK; this is translated from the exons ATGGAACCTTATCAGACTCGTTTGGTCGGTGATTATATACTTGGCTCCAGAATCGGGTGGGGTTCTTTTGCCGTTGTTTGGAGGTCTAAACACCGTTTTTCCGGTTTACAGGTTGCGGTTaaagaaattgacaaaaaacTGCTGAGTCCAAAAGTTAGTGAGAATTTGCTTAAAGAAATTTCTATTCTTAGCACTATAAATCACCCCAACATTATTCGCTTTTTTGAGTCTATCGAG ACTGAGGACAGGATATTTCTTGTACTGGAGTACTGTGAGGGAGGTGATCTTGCTGTTTATATTCAACGCCATGGGAAAGTGACTGAGGCTGTTGCAAGGCACTTTATGAGGCAATTGG CTGTTGGGTTGCAAGTGCTTCAAGAAAAACATCTTATTCATAGGGACTTGAAACCACAG AACCTGCTTTTGTCATCAGATGATTTAACTCCGCAATTGAAGATAGGTGATTTTGGCTTTGCAAG GTCCTTGGCATCATCAGACTTGGCTGATACACTATGCGGCTCACCATTATACATGGCTCCAGAGATTATTCAGAATAAAAAGTATGATGCAAAG GCTGACTTATGGAGTGTTGGCGCAATTTTATTCCAGCTGGTAACTGGGAAGCCGCCATTTGATGGCAATAGTCAATATCAG CTTTTCCAGAATATTTTGACATCTACAGAGCTGAGGTTTCCACAAGGTGCATTGGAGGAGCTGCATCCAGATTGTGTTGATCTATGCAGAGGCCTTTTACGCCGAAACCCAG TTGAGAGGTTATCATTCAAAGAATTCTTCAATCACAAGTTCCTTGGGGAGCCAAG GCTATTGGTGAGTGCCAAATCTTCTCCACTTCCACAAGTGAAATCAGTGGCTGGGCAGTTCGATGATGCGTCTGCTTCCAATACAAGGTCTCAACTGG TCTGTGACAGAAATGAAAGTGTTCATGGGTCTTTGCCAAATATTGTGCATGATAGGATGGGGAAATCTGCTGATGGCAGCCAATCTTTGTCGGATCAGCTTCGAG TTGCTGATTTCATGGAGTCCATAGAGAAGGATTATGTTATTGTAAATCGTCATTTTGCTTCAATGGAAAATTTCTCTTATTACCTTGAGACATCCCTGCATGATAACTCCACCAGCAAAGCTTCCGTATACCTACCTCAGAAGAATAACCAGGATACAGCAGTTGCTACACAAACAAAGGAGTTTACTGGTAGTTCTGTTGGCAGTGCAAACAATCCTGAGGTTCATGGATCAGAAACATTAAGTGCGTCATGTGTGCCAACTATCTTAAGGGAAGCACAAGGACTACCCATACTACATCCCTCGATTAAGCTTCAATTCTTAAATCAGTATGCACAGGAAATTGCAGAACTAGCCCAAGAAAAG TATGATGCAAGAATGTTTCTAGAATCATTTTCAGTTGAGCTTGTTGTTTTGGCTATATGGAAGAGAGCTCTCGAAATTTGCAAACACTGGGTAGCCTCAACTGGAGGGAGCAAATTACATGAAAGCAGTTCAGCCAATGAATCTGCCCTTGTTTATGGAGGCACAGATTTAACTCCACCCGCAATTGgtaaattggattttattgagCCTTCATCAGCCTGCAAGTGGGCAGAAAAAGGGTTCATTCTTGCATTTGATCATGCAGAGAAGTTATCAAATAGCCTCCGAGACATGGATG CTGCTGCTGAGATGCCTGATGCCATGGAGCTGATATTCCAAAAAGCACTTGCTGTTGGGACAAGTGGTGCT GTAGATGAGTATATGGAGAACAAGGGTGGTGCTGATAACTCATATTCCAAAGCAATGCTTCTGCTACACTTTATAATGGAAGAAGCAACATCTCTCCCATTGAACCCTCCATTTTCATTAACTCCTGCTAGTAGGCAGCGAATCAAAAGCTACATTTTGAACTTGCAGTCTCGTAGGTCTCGCTTTTCAATGTTGCAGCCATTTCCTGAACAATCCTCGGATTCTCTTACCAAGTAA